The Ranitomeya imitator isolate aRanImi1 chromosome 8, aRanImi1.pri, whole genome shotgun sequence genome window below encodes:
- the RHOA gene encoding transforming protein RhoA — protein sequence MAAIRKKLVIVGDGACGKTCLLIVFSKDQFPEVYVPTVFENYVADIEVDGKQVELALWDTAGQEDYDRLRPLSYPDTDVILMCFSIDSPDSLENIPEKWTPEVKHFCPNVPIILVGNKKDLRNDEHTRRELTKMKQEPVKPEEGRDMANRISAYGYMECSAKTKDGVREVFELATRAALQARRGKKKTTCLLI from the exons ATGGCAGCGATACGTAAGAAGCTTGTGATTGTCGGCGATGGAGCGTGCGGGAAAACCTGTCTGCTGATCGTGTTCAGTAAGGACCAGTTCCCGGAGGTCTATGTGCCCACCGTGTTCGAGAACTATGTGGCTGATATTGAAGTGGATGGAAAGCAG GTGGAGTTGGCCCTGTGGGACACAGCTGGACAGGAAGACTACGACCGGCTGCGGCCCCTGTCCTACCCCGACACGGACGTTATATTAATGTGCTTCTCCATCGATAGCCCCGATAGTTTAG AAAATATCCCGGAGAAATGGACCCCGGAGGTGAAGCACTTCTGCCCCAACGTGCCCATTATCCTTGTGGGGAACAAGAAGGACCTGCGCAATGACGAGCACACCCGACGGGAGCTGACCAAGATGAAGCAG GAGCCGGTGAAACCTGAAGAAGGACGGGACATGGCCAACCGGATCTCGGCCTACGGCTACATGGAGTGCTCCGCAAAGACGAAGGACGGCGTGCGGGAAGTGTTTGAGCTGGCCACACGGGCCGCCCTGCAAGCCAGACGTGGCAAAAAGAAGACGACGTGCCTTCTGATCTAA